The genomic region GTTACAAGAGTATCTAAAGAAATGTTATATAAACTCCAGATTTTTTATGGAGCTATTGCATGATGAAATTTATGAAGCAATGTTAAACACTCCTTTAGCATAGATAAGTAATTAGCATGATCATATAGGTGTATGTATTTTTTATCAGATATGGGCTGGTGAGCCTGAGTGGCTCCAAGAGTCTCCCTATCTCATCTCCTATCACACTCTCTGTTTCAAACTATATTATATAAAAAATGCAGTAAAAAATGTTTTACACTCATGTATACATGGTCTGCTCGATATAGCCTAAACCGATATGAACTAATTCAGAAAGGCTCTTCGTGTGCCGTGGAGGTGAGAAAGGCCCCCtccgtgtgtatatatatattacCCCAACATATAAATATCTGTAAAATAACAAAACGTAATCTTGAAACTTCAACACGAGGGGAGAATTGCAGACCGCAGCTAGCTCATAGTGGCAGGTAGATTATGCCGCTAGCAGATTTTGAAATGGGAAAACTTTGTCTTCTCAAACATGTTGCGAGATGCTCATGAAGTGCTCCCGAAGGTAGATTATGCCGTCTTGAAGCAGTTGATCAAATCCAACACGTTCGCATGCGACGATCCGCCTTTCTCCACGGCAGTCTTGGCCTTCGCCGCAAGAGCTCGTGCCCTCCTCCTCCGCTCCTCCCCCTCGTCTCCTCCGTGCATGATGTTCCTCACCGCCTTCTCCACCACATCTCTGGCCACCACGATCTCCTTCTGCTCAAGCTGGTACATGAGCGGCTCCGTGACCCCGACGTCCACGCCGATCCCCAACACCTCCACAGCGAACTTGGCGTTTAAGAACTGGTCTGAGAAGTGTGGCCACGTGACCACCGGCAGCCCGGCCGTGATGGCCTCCATGGTCGAGTTCCAGCCGCAGTGCGTGACGAAGCTGCCGGTGGCTGCGTGCGACAGGATCAGCACCTGGGGCGCCCACCCCCTGATCAGCAGGCCGCGGCTGGCGACGCGCGCCTCGAGGTCGTGTAGGAACTCGCCCACTTCCTCGCCATATTGCTCGGCGTTCTTGACCACCCAGACGAACGGGTGCCCCGACGCCTCCAGCCCGAGGCCGAGCTCCACGACCTGCTTCGGCTGTGCGTGCGCGATGCTCCCGAAGTTAACGTACACGACGGAGTCCGCCTCCTTGCCGTCGAGCCAGCGGAGGCACTCGTCAGCGCCGATGGCGGCGGTGTTCCCTCTCGACGCCAGTGTCGCGGCGCGCTGGTGGAACAGGGACACCGGCCCGACGGTCCACACCTTCATCGCCCTGGCTTCCTGGTAGCCGGCGACGTACTCCGGCTCCATCTCGACGAAGCTGTTCGTGACGATGCCGTCGGCCTCGGTCAGCACCTGCTCGACATCGTCCGCGAACTTCTCGAACCCGGGCATCCCTCGGAAGAAGCCAGGAGCCTGAGCCCTCGACACCTCGACCCTCTTCTCCAGTCCCGGGACGACGACCAGCTCGTGGTCGTCGGCCACGCCGTCGTAAGCGTGGAACCTCTCGACGTTGTGCTGGCAGAGGAGGCAGAAGGCGCACATGCTGAAGAAACAGAGCCGCGGGACCTGGAGGCTCGCCGCGAGCTCCCTGGCCCACGGGTGGCAGAAGTCCGCCACCACACACGTCGGGTACGGCGCGCGCTCGCGGAGGTGCCTCTCCAGAGGCTCCCGGAGGCGCGCCAGGGCGCGGAAGTAGTTGGTCCAGAGATCCGGCGGCACCTTGTCAACGTCGTCGGCGCCGTCGGGCAGCCCTTCCGCGGCGAGGTCGAGCGGGAGCTCCACGAGCCGGACCGCCAGGCCAGACTTTCGGGCGAAGTCCACGGTCGGCCGGATCCGCCCGGTATTGGACGGGGTGACGACGATGCTGGCGAGGGCGCCATGGGTCGCTAGCAGCAGCGCGGTGTCGACCGCCGGGATCAGGTGCCCCTGAAACATCAGCGGGATGAACACGAAGTGCGCCTTCACGTCGCAGCCGCTGCCGTTCGCCGTCGGGCGGCCATTCGCTACGTCTTCTATTGCCATTTGGCAGATTTTGAAGCTCTTGCTAGTGTGGTGTGTCTTGGACTTTCGATGGATTGTTGTCTGTCAGTCCGATGTCTTAAATAGGAGACAAGGTTTCGCGGGCGACGAAAACAAAGGTACTGGAGGTATCGGCCGGAACGACGGTTCCAAGGCCTGATGCACATCATCGACGAGGTTGTAGCATCTGACTAGCTAGACTCAGAGAGACGGTGCCACTACATTTGTACTGATCTACTGCATAGAGATAGGGCGCTGCTTACAAGTACGTTACCAGTGACGTAAACAATGATGTTGCAACTCATTCTAGAATAAGATCAGGCAGTGTAGATCTGCCATACAAGGCGTTGTTAacgctcttgaaatgaaatggccaATAGATCACTTTAAACCAATAGCTAAAAATATCGTTTGTGtcacttttttaaaaaaaagaacaAGGGAATTGCTGAAATCTCAGTTGGCCTTTTAGAGAGCAATGACACCGTACCTCAACTCTTACGCTATAGACTAGtacggtgcccgtgcgttgctacggtttTTCTTTGTTCATAGGTCATTGCCCGTGCGTTACGACGGTACACAATCACAACAATGGAGAGCTATATTTTTAGAAACCATAGGAAAACATTTGTTCTTTCATGGTCACGGCATACAAAATCGAGATGGAAACGAGAAAACAATGTGAGTTTCAACTACAAAACAAACATCAGGAATAAAGGACAGTGATTATAACACTATATACAATAGTTAACAACACACGTTTGTCGAGCGAGCGTATATGCAGAGCTAGCACTCTTCTAGCAGGCGCATCCACTCCCCGCCTGCTGCTGCTTGTTGGATTGGCTGGAAGTCAGCTTTAGCTTCAGGTTCACGTCTACCATGTCCTCCTGCTTCGCTAAGAGCATCTCCGTTCCTGATAGGGCCACGACGATCTTGCGAAATAGCGACTGTAGCAACACAAATGAGAAAAAAAATCGATGAGATGAAGTGTGCGCAACAGGGTACATCAAAATAGTCTAAGTGTCTATATCGTTGCCTCATTGGAGAATATATTATGCATCAATAAAGAATAAATAGATATAAACTTCAAGATTTTCTAGTTGTTGAACTTGTATTACCTAAAGTGTGGTATTTAGATAACGTACCTCACTGTATCAGCCCAGTTACTAAAAGGGTGGTGCATTAGAGTGTTCATATTCTTGTCACCCTTGCACGTTGCAAATACACTTTCTGATCCATTCATTGTAGCCATTGTGAAACCAAAAGTCTGTCATGGAAGGAACTTTATGTCCTACTAATGTGTCATGGAAGTCAACTTGAAAATTGTAAATACAATAGTTTTTGCACTCTATATGCATGAACTACCATACTATGGCTTGATCCACTTGAAGCTGCAATCAACTGAGCACATAGAGCTACTAAGCAACAGGTAACAACAACTCTTACCCCCCACATGTGAATAAACCTCATTTTAAATAGTAGTAATACTTCTAAGCATGTTGTATGTGAAACGTTCCAAGCGAACAAATGAACTAAAATGACATTTAAAATAAAGACGATTAACATATTAGGAATATAATAATTATTTGACTACACTCCTAATACTTGGTCGATTCTCTCAATCCTCATATCCGTGATGTTTGGGTATATACGGATTGAATCAACACACAATGTGTCTTTTGTATGCGTACGATCAAACTGCATCATAGAGAGCTTGAGTTTCGTCACCTCGTCTAAACTTGATGTCCCAACTGTGTCCATTTGATGTCCCAACCATGGATATTCTCAAAACAACATCCTTTGTGGCCCATCAGCTTATGCGATCGACCCAAATGGAGTCAGAAGAATAGGTTGTATGAACCAGCAGGAAAGCAGAAATCAATCTCCAACCTACCTCTAGTCACCAAATCGGCTTAAGATAGGCAACAACGTGAAATCTAAAATATAAACATGGCACTTTAGTTATGTACCAACAACCAATTCATTAACAAAAGAAATACATTAAATGTTCACCGAAAAAGAATAACGAGTATAAGATCAGATTATTGTCTTGTTGAAGAACATAAGAAAATTCCTACTCAAATAACTGTTTTTAGTTAGACCATCTCGCTCCTTCTAATGAGTACATTTACTACGGGAAAATGAAAACCAAAACAAAGTACCTTGTGGATAGGTGGCTCCAGTACCTCCGATCATCTCTCTCTGTGTTCGATACTCTCTCCATAAACCTCCCTTGTTATTCTCGATCCAAAATTCCTACTCAAATATGAAATTAGAACTCTCCAAATATGAGATCATGATGATCCTAAATATCCATAGAATGCAATCACTCCAAAAAAAGGACGGTGATGCAATATGCAAAAAGCAAGCAGAATATGAATAGTTTAACACTGCAATCACAATCTCACATGTTGAAAAGCAATAAACTGTGATGCAGTAAATTTGGAAAAGGTATAAACTTCACCGGAAGACAAACTCTAATTTGTCCTCAGCTACCAAAGATGGCGCCTCCATCAGTAGTGTCTCCTCGATGGCCATCTGGCCCGTGGGCACGCCGATGCAGAGTCTGGTGGATCCTCGTAATCCTTACCCTTTGTAAGGTGTCCAAATCTCTAAAAATATGTGAACACACATTGGATATATTTCTACAGAAGCTACAAACACACTATAAGTTGGAAGATCTAAGCAACCATATTCTAGAAATAATAGCCCAAATAGCTAATGAATTAACTGTTCTTCAGAACAAATACATGGTATGGCACAACACACATCATCCAGAATACATAATACACTAATCAATGTCTCATGAGAGAGAGCATGTTGATAAGAATATAATGAAACTAATTAATAAACTGGTCTTGAGAAATAAATAATCCCAAAACCACTTAATCTTGTGGTAAGTTACAGCTGAAAAATAATGCAAGGAAAGTTTCCATCTAGATTACACTAATTAATGTCTTAGTAACGCTGAAATCTCATGGCTATCAACTGCCAATTTGCTCTAGGAAAGATAATAATCATTGGTGCTATTCCCAAACGCCAACTGCTCCATCAAAAATTGAGAAGGGCCCATGCCAATTGCTAAAGCAAAAGAAATGGATGCATTTGACAAGAAAGTGGCTGGACATGGCTGTTACCGTCAAGACAGGGAGCAGGTATCAGTGATGCTGGTGTCTTGTCTACCGAGGAGCGCCTTCGCTCTGAACCCGTCGCGTAGGCTTGGATCCACCACCTCCTGCTGCTGCAATGGTGGCGCTAGCTTCTTCCTCCCACCAAGGATGGGGCTAGCGGGGTCCTTCTCTCCTGTTCCCCAGTTCGACTCCTTCCACGCCTTGGGATTCACATAAACAAGCAAAAAAAAAGGCTTATTATTTAAACCAAATTTGTAGAATGAACTCATGATGATGCACCACCTCATTCTAGAATGGATTTATTATTTAAACCAAACACCCTTAGATAATGAAATGAGTATCCTTTTTATGGTTGTTCAATGAAACAACTTTCTTCCCCAATAAGTAATGAGATGGGTTTGAAGTTGGCAACTTACAAGAAGATAGATCGCTATAGTAAGCATGAAGATAAGCATAGGATAATCTGGTATGAAACAAAGAAGCCATTTTGGCTGTCCATTTGGCATGCTAGACCTGAAAAAAAGCTTGGTCACAGTGTAGAAAAGCAAAGGTATTTGAGCAGCATTTTTAGTTCAGTTGAATTAACTATTGCTATATGAGAAAAAAATATCAGAGTTGACCTTATATCCAGCATGCTATACAGTTATAGGAATATATTACCGCAAGGCTAAATGGAAGTACCTCCAATAATTAGGAAAAATATATGTAGCAGTGACACAAGAATCATACCTAAGCCAAATATGGATCTGAGAAATACAAGTCTCTAGTATAATCTTGCCAAGCCATCTGTCAGAAATAGAGATTAATACTTCGCGATCGAGTAAGCCAAGAAAACACATGAAGAATGTAGGTAGTAAACGTTAATGCTTACACGAAAAGAGCCAAAGAGGCACTCCTCAACTGCTAGGTGCAATTGCGCAGGCAGATATAAACACTGTAAGAAACATTTCAGCGGAAAATGCAAAATATTCCTGCCAAACAGTCGATTACGAACGTGTCTACATCAGAAAATGAACATGACTGGGTGATTTCCAAAACACAGCCTCAGAGCCGTGATCGCTTAATCGCGGTCGCATGTTGGCCGGTCATAGAAACAAACAGGCCTTAGAATAATAGGAATTTGCAACCATGCTTTTGCAGTGACTCCACAAGGATGACGAGTTTATGAAATAGTGCATTTCATAAAATGATCCTCTAAATATGGTGAGGTAGTAGATCACAGAAACACATGACTTTTTGTGATTTTTATAAATACACTCAAAAAAGTGTCTCGGCTGATATATCACAAGGAAAACAAAGTCCAATACAAATGATGGACATAAAACAGCCACTAAAAAATAAGAGTACATTAAAACTAAATTGGTCGTGACACAGAACTGTGTTTTGACAGGGCAACAGAGCTACTACCGATTTTAAATTAACATAAAATAGCATCAAGTTTCCCTATCAGATAGAACTCGGCAACAAAATGCACTGGCTGAGAAGCACACGACATAAAAAAATCCATACATAGGAGTGACTTACTTATCAAGCAGTTGTCAAAGATTTCCAATTTGTGCATCCACATCATCAATCTCCTTTTCTAATTCTTGGAGCATAGCACCAACCTAAATGCAGCAAAGGTCATAGCTATATGTGATTCATGTGAACAACAAACCCATGAATAATAGATAATAGAAGAGTCTTCGAGACCAAGCAGAAGCAAGGACCGATTGATCTGCAGCAGCTGCTGCTTTATGGGCGAGGGTTGCTGCTTTCTCTTTGGATTCCACTATACGTGCTCCCTTTGGATCCACCAAAAGGGATTTCTGGAAGGACTGTGGAAATCCTATCGCAATGATTGTCACATGTATCTCACCAGTGTAACGGTCATCAACGACGGCACCAAAAATTATGTTCACATATGGGTCAGCTAGGCTTGTCACAATCTGCAAGAGGTGAATACATATGGTCAAAACTATCTAAAACAACTATGTATTTGGTTCTTCTATTTGAGACACCCAACGTTTCATAACTTCTCTTAAAACACCATTGTAGAATCAATAAAGAATTTCTAAGGAATCCTACACGCACCTGGGACACCTTGTTCACTTCTTGCAAAGTGATGTCCTTCCCACCAGAGTAATATTATACACAACGCCAGTAGCTGCCTCGATGGATGACCCAATCAAAGGAGCATGTGTTGCCTGTTCAGCAACTTCTTGGGCCCGATTTTTATGTTGCAGAAGTTGACATAAAGATTACTAAACCAGACAGAGGCCATCATACCACAGTAATATACTTTTTAGCAAGCCATAATAATCTTGAACTCCAACAGCCTTAGTAGAAAGCCTGACACACCTGCAATTTGAAAATAAAATAGCATCACATATCAACCATGGTACAGAGCTTGCACAAGTAGAGAACCATTTTACAGATAGCACATGAAACCAACACAAGTTAATAAACCAGCAGAACGAGGAATGGATTGATAAGGTAAAATGCTTGAAGAATGAAGCCATTACAAGATACACAGAAACAGGATTGGCCTGAAAAATATCTGAAATGGTAATAATAGATATTTATCAAGAAGTAAAAACATCACCTTGTACATTGGATGCAACGAGTCATCACTGTCTAAGCCAAGGacatttcaatattagaacaacgtCCAAGAACATGAAAACCACTAACTGAATGCAGAGGAGCCCACTAACCTGGGAGCACAGATTTGGAACCAATTTACCTACAGTACAGTGCACTCCATATTTCAATGTACCATGACCGAGCAGCATCTTGCGGTGAGGGTGAGTCGATTTGCATCGTCTCAGGGCCATCATTCACCAAAGAAACCTGCAAGACTTTCCAATTTACACTTTTCCAATTCACCAGatgcaccttcatcatcactcagAAACACCATCTGCCAGTCAAAGTATAGGAACGTCATCACATTTATTTTCATGTGATACAGTGACTCATGACAGAAATCTTTAGATGTAGATGGAATGTAGTGCAAAAGAAATAGTAGCAGTAGAGCAATAATGTTCTATGATCTAACCCTAGGAAAAAATAAAGCTTTCTACACGATTACCTGCCTTAAGCACGAACTGAAGGCCATAGGTCAACTTCACAGAAGCCCAAGCTATTTGGAGTTAAGGATACTAATTTGATCTCAACAAATTATTAATCAACGTATAGTTATTTTTTTAGAATAAAAACACTTTCAAGTTATTATGCATGTAGCCAGATCTGAACACGTATAGTGCATCTCCAACAAATTACTCAAATCATTCCCAATAGCAAAAAAACATGGACGAGAGGGATCCAATAGATTAATCATTCAATTCAATACCCAATACCAAAATTATCTACTTAGGTAAATACTCAGACTCACCCCCATCTCCCTCAAATGAAGGAATTCATCAGGAGGACATGTTCCTAAGGTTGCTCACAACGAAGATCTCATCGTCGAAACCAAGCCTGATGTCGATGCAGTGTAGATGCTTGCTGGTGCACGGGGCGGAAAGTGCAGACCCGGTGCATGGGCATGTCTATTGGCGGGTAAAGACCAATCCATACAAGTAGTGTTGCACGATTTTGCAAGGGAGGGAGTACTATATCAGAAAAAACAAATATCACACAAAAGGATTCCTATTTAGGAATGAAGCACAAAATAAAATAGTCAGTATGGTTTAGGAGGCAAAAATTCAAGAAACATGCTAAAGGGTTGACACCAGCTTGCCTATATAATCGAGTAGTCTCTAGTTGTATCCTTTCCTAACACGAATTATATAGAAGCAGAAAATCAAAATATGCAAACAAGTGAATTTGAAAAAGGTAAGGTTAAAGTAAGCTTGTAAGGAACGGTCAATGATAGAAATACCCCTTTTGAGACGGACAACAACATCCGCCCTCTGCAGTTCACCTTCTTGAGATTCAAGATGCACTTGCTTCAATCACACAAACCTAGAAATAACAAAAAGTTGATACATGGATCAGAACTAAGAGACTTTTTCTACCATGATGTGGGCACGGTAGAATTTTTTTTGAAAAAGGCCATTCACTTGACAATATTAATAAATATATCTCCTAACAACTTTATTGACAGATGCATTAATGTTTACATTAGCAGCCTATGAGTAAATAGACATGCATGTGATCAGAGTGAGAGGGGGGTTCATCTACAAAAAAAACCATGATTTCGTCTGCTTTTCCCAATTTATACATCTGATGTATGTTGCCTCGACGTTATAGTAGATACTCGTAATAGAAAAAGAAAATGCTATCAGGAAGTATTAGGGGCAAGCTATCAATGTAGCTATAGAAATGCCTCACGTTTTCCTTTTCTAAATGTGCAGGGTCAATGACATCGTTGGAATTTGTAAGCACCCAAAGGTCTGTCGAGCGGATTCTTTTGAGGCTTCCTCGACAGAAAGGGCATGACTCTGATCTCTTATACCAGTACCAACAACAAGATATCACTAAGCAAAGCTATACCAACAAAAAGTTATACCAACACATGGGCATACATTGTAGTATTAATTTATTGGCTACACATTAAATAACTATAATGTAGCACTTTAATTAGACTCGAAATCCATATCCAAGTTGCATAGCCTGTCCAATTTCACATACAGATAATGAAAATTGTGAGAGGTAATTACCAGTCCCCATAGAATTCCCTAAGGCTTGCCCGCCTTTCATATGTCGACACTGAGCTATCTCCATCAGCATAAACCtgtgaaaacaaaacataacAGATTTTAATGCATGAAACCCAGGTCTCCTGTATAGAAAAAATGTATATAAAAGGTCCAAATTTCAGAACCACATACTGCAATTTTACCTTGCATGAGAATGTGAAATAGTCCTAAATAGCTAGGAAGGGCATAACAGCAGCCGCAGTCCAGCCATTGGATGAAGTACAAGAACAATGGAGCCAGAGAGCTGAACGACAGCCTCATCTGCACACATGATCCACCATAATTCCTCTGAATAACATCTGCCCTGGAATTGGTCCAACCTAACCAATCATCACAGCAGCAGTGAAACATACACAAGCCCTTTTGGATGCCCATGTATTCACCTTAATCCAACACAATCCACATGTGTTGGGAGTGTTTAAATTCCACACCAAACCACTCCAACACACGGATTGATACCAATACATGGGCACCCAAACGAGACCTAATAGAGAAAAGTCGTTAGGGCAAAGCAACATTGTTCATAAATGCAATGGATTATTGCTGGCCAACATACCGATTGGGTTTTCCCCCTAATCCCTAGCATAACCGCAGGTGAACTCCCTAAATTACTCATTTCGTTGATTAACAAGGGTGAATTTACTAAATTACCAACCCTAGGAGTCCACGCTACAAGGTTCCTTACTCAAGGACAAATTACGTCCTTTTCCAAACTGGGATACCTCCATCGCACTTTCCCCAATTTCAGCGCGTGTGGTCATTCGAAAAAAATCTAATTAAACGCGCAAGCAAAGGAGGAATTGCCCAAAATAGCGCACAATCCAAGGTGGAGTGAGTAGTATCCATGCTTACATGGCGTTAGCGTGGTGGATGTCTGCCTCTAGGGCTTTGAGGGGGCCTCTCAGCGGGAGCTGCCGCCCCAGCTCGCCCCGCTGTGCCATGGACCGACCGCTCTCCAAGAACCCTATTAGGTGCCCAGTCGAACCACACCCCCACAGGGGAGCCGAGGGGAACAAGATCCTGGAGGACGAGAGACGTACCTATG from Zea mays cultivar B73 chromosome 6, Zm-B73-REFERENCE-NAM-5.0, whole genome shotgun sequence harbors:
- the LOC103629931 gene encoding LOW QUALITY PROTEIN: E3 ubiquitin-protein ligase AIRP2 (The sequence of the model RefSeq protein was modified relative to this genomic sequence to represent the inferred CDS: inserted 2 bases in 1 codon; substituted 3 bases at 3 genomic stop codons), whose product is MAQRGELGRQLPLRGPLKALEADIHHANAMADVIQRNYGGSCVQMRLSFSSLAPLFLYFIQWLDCGCCYALPSYLGLFHILMQGKIAVYADGDSSVSTYERRASLREFYGXTGNYLSQFSLSVCEIGQAMQLGYGFRVXLKCYIIVIXCVANKLILQCMPMCWYNFLLVXLCLVISCCWYWYKRSESCPFCRGSLKRIRSTDLWVLTNSNDVIDPAHLEKENVRHFYSYIDSLPLILPDSIFFFYYEYLL
- the LOC100382065 gene encoding UDP-glycosyltransferase 73C5-like — its product is MAIEDVANGRPTANGSGCDVKAHFVFIPLMFQGHLIPAVDTALLLATHGALASIVVTPSNTGRIRPTVDFARKSGLAVRLVELPLDLAAEGLPDGADDVDKVPPDLWTNYFRALARLREPLERHLRERAPYPTCVVADFCHPWARELAASLQVPRLCFFSMCAFCLLCQHNVERFHAYDGVADDHELVVVPGLEKRVEVSRAQAPGFFRGMPGFEKFADDVEQVLTEADGIVTNSFVEMEPEYVAGYQEARAMKVWTVGPVSLFHQRAATLASRGNTAAIGADECLRWLDGKEADSVVYVNFGSIAHAQPKQVVELGLGLEASGHPFVWVVKNAEQYGEEVGEFLHDLEARVASRGLLIRGWAPQVLILSHAATGSFVTHCGWNSTMEAITAGLPVVTWPHFSDQFLNAKFAVEVLGIGVDVGVTEPLMYQLEQKEIVVARDVVEKAVRNIMHGGDEGEERRRRARALAAKAKTAVEKGGSSHANVLDLINCFKTA